One stretch of Cryptosporidium parvum Iowa II chromosome 3, whole genome shotgun sequence DNA includes these proteins:
- a CDS encoding fucose translocator with 8 transmembrane domains, within locus of 3 paralogous genes, whose translation MGHSKNKKSNSSSGSEAGKESERFISFLPNSVATVLAICSFIAASISSVYFNNGVFKKQIKFPVFVSCAQQLVGMIIMSIFGLIRMAISKSSESGNGKDGAEVQANGSSVSSWKKVMYAIPVAFFFSFNISFNNICLTHGKVSTYAMAKSTTLMWSLCLQFLILGIKVKLTSLISCAIIISGVLIGAFDPKSLVLVSLIYGCISSFSQSCYNITLKWVLPKIGNDSAGLLKYVQMWSILFFFIPMFGTGEVIPAFTTSGCFDFNDLNRMIYLWGLITTSALLAIGVNQSTYVVIGLTTPATFNVCGLVKQALQTIGGIFYLGESLPTQTIIAVCLTFCGSASYTAFNHFGSKPSMSPSELKVVEEKYKEVARQSVGTASDVFENAQDDILKRSGSKTKNMITPFTSKNPEAIPLKDDIEEGLPTGNNNENRN comes from the coding sequence ATGGGTCACtcaaagaataaaaagAGTAACTCTTCGTCTGGCTCAGAAGCTGGAAAGGAATCTGAAAGGTTTATTTCATTCCTCCCAAATAGCGTTGCAACAGTATTGGCCATTTGCTCGTTTATAGCAGCTTCAATATCTTCAGTTTATTTCAACAATGGTGTTTTTAAGAAGCAAATCAAGTTTCCTGTCTTTGTTTCATGTGCACAACAGCTTGTTGGTATGATTATAATGAGCATATTTGGATTAATAAGAATGGCAATCTCAAAATCCTCTGAAAGTGGTAATGGAAAAGATGGAGCTGAGGTACAAGCTAACGGTTCATCAGTAAGCAGCTGGAAGAAGGTGATGTACGCTATTCCAGTCGCattctttttctctttcaatATATCATTTAACAATATCTGTTTAACTCATGGTAAAGTTTCAACTTATGCTATGGCTAAGTCTACCACACTGATGTGGTCTTTATGCCTCCAATTTTTAATCTTGGGAATTAAAGTTAAGTTGACCTCACTCATTTCTTGTGCAATCATTATTTCTGGTGTTCTCATTGGAGCATTTGATCCAAAATCACTTGTTTTGgtttctttaatttatgGTTGTATCTCATCATTCTCTCAGAGCTGCTACAATATCACTCTCAAGTGGGTTCTCCCTAAGATTGGTAACGATTCTGCAGGTCTTCTTAAATATGTTCAAATGTGGTCaattctcttctttttcattcCTATGTTTGGAACTGGAGAAGTTATCCCAGCATTTACAACATCTGGTTGCTTTGATTTCAATGATCTTAATAGAATGATTTATCTATGGGGTCTAATCACCACATCAGCTCTTCTTGCCATTGGTGTTAACCAGAGTACTTATGTTGTCATTGGTTTAACCACTCCAGCAACATTCAATGTTTGTGGTTTGGTCAAGCAAGCCTTACAAACTATCGGTGGAATCTTCTATCTAGGAGAATCTCTACCAACTCAAACAATCATTGCAGTTTGTCTCACATTCTGTGGTTCTGCTTCATATACTGCATTCAATCACTTTGGATCAAAACCATCTATGTCACCTTCTGAATTGAAAGTTGTTGAGGAAAAATACAAGGAAGTTGCAAGACAATCTGTCGGTACTGCTTCTGATGTATTTGAAAATGCCCAAGATGACATCCTAAAGAGAAGTGGAAGCAAGACTAAGAACATGATTACACCATTCACCTCAAAAAATCCAGAAGCCATTCCTCTTAAGGATGATATTGAGGAAGGTCTCCCAACTGGAAACAATAACGAAAACAGAAACTAA